A stretch of the Mesorhizobium huakuii genome encodes the following:
- the nadE gene encoding NAD(+) synthase: MLVLDARAEVDRIVDTLRKQVLGTLHRRGVVVGLSGGIDSSVVATLCARAFGRDKVLGLFMPERDSSGDSLRLGRRVAAQLGIENVLENIGPALEATGAYRRQLEAIRTVVPDYGEGWKCKLVIEPVLESNGLNITRLTVQDPEGKVDTVRLSPAAYLQIVAATNYKQRLRKMTEYYHADRLKYAVAGTPNLLEYDQGFFVKQGDGTADVMPIVHLYKTQVYQLAEYLGVDEEIRQRAPTTDTFSMAQSQEEFYFALPYHLMDLCLYGLNHGIASDEVAAVAGLTELQLQKVFKDIDAKRRAAHYLHARPLLSVEFGED, encoded by the coding sequence GTGCTGGTGCTCGATGCTCGTGCGGAGGTCGATCGCATCGTTGACACCTTGCGCAAGCAGGTTCTTGGCACGCTCCATCGTCGCGGCGTGGTCGTCGGGCTTTCCGGCGGCATCGACAGCTCCGTCGTCGCGACCTTGTGCGCGCGCGCGTTCGGCAGGGACAAGGTCCTGGGACTGTTCATGCCGGAGCGGGATTCCTCCGGCGACTCGCTCAGACTTGGCCGCCGTGTTGCGGCACAGCTTGGCATTGAGAACGTCCTGGAAAACATAGGCCCGGCACTGGAGGCCACTGGCGCCTATAGAAGGCAGCTCGAAGCGATCCGGACCGTCGTTCCCGACTATGGGGAAGGCTGGAAATGCAAGCTGGTGATCGAGCCGGTTCTCGAGAGCAACGGCCTCAACATCACCCGGCTCACCGTCCAGGATCCGGAGGGCAAGGTCGACACGGTGCGTCTTTCGCCAGCAGCCTATCTGCAGATCGTCGCTGCAACCAACTATAAGCAGCGCCTGCGCAAGATGACGGAATACTACCACGCCGACCGCCTCAAATACGCGGTGGCGGGGACACCGAACCTTCTTGAGTACGACCAGGGGTTTTTCGTCAAGCAGGGCGACGGAACCGCCGACGTGATGCCGATCGTTCACCTCTACAAAACCCAGGTTTATCAACTCGCGGAATATCTCGGCGTGGACGAGGAAATCCGCCAGCGGGCACCGACCACCGACACATTCTCCATGGCGCAAAGCCAGGAGGAGTTCTACTTCGCGCTGCCCTATCACCTGATGGATCTATGCCTTTACGGCCTGAACCACGGGATCGCGAGCGATGAGGTCGCGGCGGTTGCCGGCCTCACCGAGCTCCAGCTTCAGAAAGTCTTCAAGGACATCGACGCGAAACGGCGGGCCGCCCACTATCTTCACGCGCGGCCTTTGCTGTCCGTGGAATTTGGCGAGGATTGA
- the asnB gene encoding asparagine synthase (glutamine-hydrolyzing) produces MCGIAGIVALNAAAASPSREALMRMVGVLSHRGPDERGLYRDKRAGLAHARLSVVDLSSGQQPLADTGDTTWIVFNGEIFNYVELREQLIALGHRFRTRSDTEVALHAYRAWGEAAFERMNGQWAIAIWDSMAGRLVLSRDRFGICPLHVCEHAGRLYFASEVKAIFAADPTIPRAFDPAGLDQTFTLWTVVPPQGVFQGIHELVPGHVRTYQDGTVREQVFWQPSYPENFGSPQGEFTGSCDDAVDRVRGALEAATALRMVRADVPVGCYLSGGLDSSLVATLGRRFAGRRFQTFSLRFADAEYDETRFQRLVAEATGSEHHEVVVSRGDIAAIFPEVIYHTERPILRTAPAPLFLLSRLVRDRGIKVVLTGEGADEMFAGYDLFREGKVRRFWGRQPASTRRSRLLERLYPYLTRSPVQQQAMARQFFGRGIEAHDAPGFAHDTRWRSTSAIKRLFSAELRAESQRHDAVSELLARLPAAFSRWSPLAQDQYLEVQTLMSGYLLSSQGDRMLMAHSVEGRFPFLDDELVRLANSLPPSYKLRVLDEKHVLKRVAEPIVPAEIVTRKKQPFRAPNALCFTDEAAPEYIREALSETAIRKANVFDPAAVTRLLGKCQARTGDGDLSNADNMALVGVLSTQLLHQQFVASCPSATHVRGLSVDVDREHREECLHVA; encoded by the coding sequence ATGTGCGGCATCGCTGGAATTGTGGCACTGAACGCCGCGGCGGCTTCTCCTTCGCGTGAGGCGCTGATGCGGATGGTGGGCGTGCTCTCACACAGAGGTCCGGACGAGCGCGGCCTGTACCGGGACAAACGCGCGGGGCTGGCGCATGCGCGCTTGTCCGTCGTCGATCTTTCCAGCGGCCAGCAGCCACTTGCGGACACAGGCGATACGACCTGGATCGTGTTCAACGGCGAGATATTCAACTATGTCGAACTGCGGGAACAGCTGATTGCGCTCGGCCACCGCTTCCGAACCCGCAGCGACACGGAGGTCGCGCTCCATGCCTATCGTGCATGGGGCGAAGCGGCCTTCGAGCGTATGAATGGCCAGTGGGCAATCGCCATCTGGGACTCGATGGCGGGACGTCTCGTCTTGTCGCGCGACCGCTTCGGCATTTGCCCCCTGCATGTCTGTGAGCATGCGGGCCGGCTTTATTTCGCCAGTGAAGTGAAGGCCATTTTCGCGGCCGATCCGACCATACCGCGCGCCTTTGATCCCGCCGGCCTCGATCAGACCTTCACGCTCTGGACAGTCGTTCCGCCACAAGGGGTATTTCAGGGAATCCATGAGCTCGTGCCAGGGCATGTCCGCACCTACCAGGATGGCACCGTTCGCGAGCAGGTCTTCTGGCAGCCTTCCTACCCCGAAAATTTCGGATCGCCGCAGGGCGAGTTCACCGGGTCGTGCGATGACGCGGTGGATCGCGTGCGTGGCGCCCTTGAGGCCGCGACGGCGCTCAGAATGGTGCGCGCCGACGTGCCTGTCGGGTGTTACCTCTCGGGAGGGCTGGACAGTTCGCTTGTGGCGACACTGGGAAGGCGCTTCGCCGGCCGACGCTTCCAGACCTTCTCCTTGCGTTTTGCCGACGCCGAATATGACGAGACCCGATTCCAGCGCCTGGTCGCCGAAGCAACCGGCAGTGAGCATCATGAAGTGGTGGTTTCGCGCGGCGATATCGCCGCCATCTTTCCGGAGGTGATCTACCACACCGAGCGCCCGATACTGAGGACCGCCCCGGCGCCGCTGTTCCTGCTCTCCAGGCTGGTGCGCGACCGCGGCATCAAGGTCGTGCTGACCGGCGAAGGGGCCGACGAAATGTTCGCCGGCTACGACCTGTTCCGCGAAGGCAAGGTCCGGCGGTTCTGGGGACGCCAGCCGGCATCGACACGACGCTCGCGGCTCCTGGAGCGCCTTTACCCCTATCTCACCCGCTCGCCGGTGCAACAGCAAGCGATGGCGCGCCAGTTCTTCGGGCGCGGTATCGAGGCCCATGACGCGCCCGGCTTCGCCCATGACACGCGCTGGCGCAGCACCAGCGCCATCAAGCGGCTTTTCTCCGCGGAGCTGCGCGCCGAATCCCAGCGCCACGACGCCGTGTCGGAGTTGCTCGCCCGCCTGCCGGCGGCGTTTTCGCGTTGGAGCCCTCTTGCGCAGGACCAGTATCTCGAGGTCCAGACATTGATGTCGGGTTATCTGCTTTCCTCGCAAGGCGACAGAATGCTGATGGCCCACTCCGTCGAGGGGCGCTTCCCGTTCCTGGACGATGAGCTTGTGAGGCTCGCGAATTCACTTCCGCCTTCCTACAAGCTGCGTGTCCTCGATGAGAAGCACGTGCTGAAACGCGTGGCGGAGCCGATCGTGCCCGCCGAGATCGTGACGCGCAAGAAGCAGCCATTCCGGGCGCCCAACGCGCTCTGCTTCACCGACGAAGCCGCACCGGAATACATTCGCGAAGCGCTTTCGGAGACAGCGATACGCAAGGCGAATGTTTTCGATCCGGCTGCGGTCACGCGCCTGCTCGGCAAGTGCCAGGCCAGGACAGGTGACGGTGATCTTTCCAACGCCGACAACATGGCGCTGGTCGGCGTGCTGTCGACCCAACTCCTTCATCAGCAGTTTGTCGCGAGCTGTCCCAGTGCGACCCACGTGCGTGGGCTCAGCGTCGACGTCGACCGCGAACATCGGGAAGAGTGCTTGCATGTTGCATGA
- a CDS encoding HlyD family type I secretion periplasmic adaptor subunit: protein MGLFAPIDDGSRRVEANSAGAQDGIRANLILGAAVTVMLIAGGGLWLGLTKIAGAVIAPATVVVESNIKKVQHLTGGTIGGIFAQDGDHVRAGDVVARLDDTLTRANLQIISEDLDRATVRLARLEAERQGLTEMQLPSSLQTRMGDPELAALVNGERTLFESRATALTGQKAQLQSRSKQLERQIDGLKAQQAAEDQSVVLLDGDLGDVQALYTKKLVSKERLSNIRLDATRAHGESGRLAAAVAEAQARISETELQILQLDEQRRSEVTSELRETEAKQTELSERKVVAQDELTKTNIRAPQSGTVQESSIHTIGGVIAPGEVIMMIVPDADNLVVDALIPPSRIDDVRPGQHVSIRFPAFDAGTTPACQGSVKRISADLIKDQQKQLSYFSARINVENKAACLTDAKVLKPGMPAEVHISTDERSVWSYLLKPLTDQMSRAFRQ, encoded by the coding sequence ATGGGTTTATTTGCTCCGATCGACGATGGGAGCCGAAGGGTCGAGGCGAATTCGGCCGGGGCACAGGATGGTATCAGGGCCAACCTGATCCTGGGCGCGGCGGTCACCGTCATGTTGATTGCCGGCGGCGGTCTTTGGCTCGGTTTGACGAAGATCGCCGGCGCGGTGATTGCGCCTGCCACCGTGGTGGTCGAAAGCAACATCAAGAAAGTCCAGCACCTGACCGGCGGCACGATCGGCGGCATCTTCGCGCAAGATGGGGACCATGTGCGGGCCGGCGATGTGGTGGCCAGGCTGGACGACACGCTGACGCGGGCCAACCTGCAGATAATCAGTGAGGATCTTGATCGCGCCACCGTCCGGCTTGCGCGGCTGGAGGCCGAGCGGCAAGGTCTGACGGAAATGCAGCTTCCGTCCAGCCTTCAAACACGGATGGGCGATCCGGAACTGGCTGCACTGGTGAACGGGGAGCGCACCCTGTTCGAAAGCCGCGCAACGGCGTTGACGGGGCAGAAGGCACAGTTGCAAAGCCGTTCAAAGCAACTCGAACGCCAGATCGATGGCCTCAAGGCGCAGCAGGCCGCGGAAGACCAGTCCGTGGTCCTGCTGGACGGAGATCTTGGCGATGTCCAGGCGCTTTATACAAAGAAGTTGGTGTCCAAGGAGAGACTGAGCAACATCAGATTGGATGCCACCCGGGCGCATGGAGAATCAGGACGCCTCGCGGCGGCGGTCGCTGAGGCACAGGCCCGGATCAGCGAGACCGAGTTGCAGATTCTTCAGCTCGACGAACAAAGGCGCAGCGAAGTAACGAGCGAACTTCGTGAAACGGAAGCCAAGCAGACCGAACTCAGCGAGCGCAAGGTCGTCGCGCAAGACGAACTGACCAAAACCAACATCCGCGCTCCGCAATCGGGAACGGTGCAGGAATCCTCCATCCACACGATCGGCGGCGTGATCGCCCCTGGCGAAGTGATCATGATGATTGTCCCCGACGCCGACAACCTCGTCGTCGACGCGCTGATTCCTCCATCGCGCATAGACGACGTTCGTCCAGGTCAGCACGTCTCGATCCGGTTTCCGGCTTTCGATGCCGGCACCACGCCGGCTTGCCAGGGATCGGTCAAGCGCATCTCGGCGGATCTGATCAAGGATCAGCAAAAACAGCTTTCGTATTTCTCGGCGCGTATCAATGTCGAGAACAAGGCAGCCTGCCTGACGGATGCCAAGGTGCTCAAACCAGGTATGCCGGCAGAGGTCCACATAAGCACCGACGAACGCAGCGTCTGGTCTTATCTGCTGAAGCCTCTCACGGATCAGATGTCCAGGGCCTTCCGCCAATGA
- the glmS gene encoding glutamine--fructose-6-phosphate transaminase (isomerizing) encodes MCGIVGIVGHSQVTPLLLATLKRLEYRGYDSAGVATIEKGQLGRRRAEGKLINLERRLKEEPLEGTIGIGHTRWATHGVPNETNAHPHFSDGVAIVHNGIIENFAELRDELVRDGYSFSSQTDTEVVAHLVARELAKGLKPVEAAHQALKRLEGAFALAIMFKGDEDLIVGARNGPPLAVGHGDGEMFLGSDAIALAPFTNSITYLEDGDWAVVRRDSVAIFDIDGKKVERKRQQSLSTSFMVDKGNRRHFMEKEIHEQPEVISHTLAHYVDFVSGVSKPLDLPFDFAKIGRLAISACGTAYLAGLIGKYWFERYARLPVDIDVASEFRYREMPLSANDAAFFISQSGETADTLASLRYCRKAGMKIGAVVNVRESTMARESDVVLPTLAGPEIGVASTKAFTCQLSVLASLAVRAGVARGTISKDEEKTLVRALSEAPRYANQVLKLEEQIERIARELSRYKDVLYLGRDTNFPLAMEGALKLKEISYIHAEGYAAGELKHGPIALIDENMPVIVIAPHDRIFEKTVSNMQEVAARGGKIILITDSKGAAHSSVKTMETIILPDVPEIISPIIYALPIQMLAYFAAVFMGTDVDQPRNLAKSVTVE; translated from the coding sequence ATGTGCGGTATCGTGGGAATCGTCGGCCATTCGCAGGTTACGCCGCTCCTCCTTGCCACACTGAAGCGGCTGGAATATCGCGGCTATGATTCGGCCGGCGTCGCCACCATCGAAAAGGGACAACTTGGCCGCCGCCGCGCCGAGGGCAAGCTGATCAACCTCGAACGCCGGCTCAAGGAAGAGCCGCTCGAGGGAACGATCGGCATCGGCCATACGCGCTGGGCCACCCATGGCGTGCCCAACGAGACCAATGCGCATCCGCATTTTTCCGACGGCGTCGCCATCGTCCACAACGGCATCATCGAGAACTTTGCCGAACTGCGCGACGAACTGGTCCGTGACGGCTACTCCTTCTCGTCGCAGACCGACACCGAGGTCGTCGCGCATCTGGTGGCGCGCGAACTCGCCAAGGGGCTGAAGCCGGTGGAGGCGGCGCATCAGGCGCTGAAGCGGCTCGAAGGCGCCTTTGCGCTGGCCATCATGTTCAAGGGCGACGAGGACCTGATCGTCGGCGCCCGCAATGGCCCGCCACTGGCCGTCGGCCATGGTGATGGCGAGATGTTCTTGGGCTCCGACGCCATTGCGCTGGCGCCATTCACCAATTCCATCACCTATCTCGAAGACGGCGACTGGGCGGTGGTGCGCCGCGACAGCGTCGCCATCTTCGACATCGACGGCAAAAAGGTCGAGCGCAAGCGCCAGCAGTCGCTGTCGACCAGTTTTATGGTCGACAAGGGCAACCGCCGGCATTTCATGGAAAAGGAAATCCATGAGCAGCCGGAAGTGATCTCGCATACGCTGGCGCATTACGTCGATTTCGTCTCCGGTGTCTCGAAGCCGCTCGACCTGCCATTCGATTTCGCCAAAATTGGCCGACTGGCGATCTCGGCCTGCGGCACCGCCTATCTCGCCGGCCTGATCGGCAAATACTGGTTCGAGCGCTATGCGCGGCTGCCGGTCGACATCGATGTCGCCTCGGAATTCCGCTACCGCGAGATGCCGCTGTCAGCCAACGATGCCGCCTTCTTCATCTCGCAATCGGGCGAGACCGCCGACACGCTGGCTTCGCTGCGCTACTGCCGTAAGGCCGGCATGAAGATCGGCGCCGTCGTCAATGTGCGGGAATCGACCATGGCGCGCGAATCCGACGTCGTGCTGCCGACGCTGGCCGGCCCCGAGATCGGCGTCGCCTCGACCAAGGCTTTCACCTGCCAGCTCTCGGTGCTGGCGTCGCTTGCCGTGCGCGCCGGCGTGGCGCGCGGCACGATCTCGAAAGATGAGGAGAAGACCCTGGTGCGCGCGCTCTCGGAAGCGCCGCGCTATGCCAACCAGGTGCTCAAGCTCGAAGAGCAGATCGAGCGCATCGCGCGCGAACTGTCGCGCTACAAGGACGTGCTCTATCTCGGCCGTGACACCAATTTCCCGCTGGCCATGGAAGGCGCGCTGAAACTCAAGGAAATCTCCTATATCCACGCCGAAGGCTATGCGGCGGGTGAGCTGAAGCACGGGCCGATCGCGCTGATCGACGAGAACATGCCGGTCATCGTGATTGCGCCGCATGACCGCATTTTCGAGAAGACCGTGTCGAACATGCAGGAAGTGGCGGCGCGCGGCGGCAAGATCATCCTGATCACCGACAGCAAGGGCGCAGCGCACTCAAGCGTCAAGACGATGGAGACGATCATCCTGCCGGACGTGCCGGAAATCATCTCGCCGATCATCTATGCGCTGCCGATCCAGATGCTCGCCTATTTCGCCGCCGTGTTCATGGGCACCGACGTCGACCAGCCGCGCAATCTGGCGAAATCGGTGACAGTGGAGTAG
- a CDS encoding AAA family ATPase: MIIELFGPPGAGKTTLLRGLCQGMAKHGINVKTVNGYRLIEYGSEQDDGPEVRHGIGRIGRKIATSGPVLLSTLPKDGVAARLLASIPLRSRTWSWRMKVDIALLCESWRQAQESEGYFIFEEGLIQALCALVLLARTPSIDVVRDCLAFLPRPDLLIQLDAPQQTLRRRLMDRHAQQPLLEVLLFELGVDRGLRQADISREIGECLRQDGWPLIQVNGAEPHDFDKVIARVLEEHETAPV, from the coding sequence ATGATCATCGAGTTGTTTGGGCCGCCTGGTGCAGGCAAGACCACACTTCTTCGCGGCCTCTGCCAGGGGATGGCGAAACATGGCATCAACGTTAAGACGGTCAACGGCTATCGCCTGATTGAATACGGGTCGGAACAGGATGATGGCCCGGAGGTACGCCATGGCATTGGGCGCATTGGCAGAAAGATCGCCACATCGGGCCCTGTCTTGCTGTCGACCTTGCCGAAGGACGGTGTCGCCGCGCGGCTTCTGGCTTCAATTCCCTTGAGAAGCCGCACATGGTCATGGCGTATGAAGGTCGACATCGCCCTGCTGTGCGAGTCCTGGCGTCAAGCGCAGGAATCGGAAGGTTACTTCATTTTCGAAGAAGGCCTGATCCAGGCTTTGTGCGCGCTGGTTTTGCTGGCACGAACTCCAAGCATCGACGTGGTTCGTGACTGCCTGGCGTTCCTGCCGCGACCGGACCTCCTCATCCAGCTCGATGCGCCGCAGCAAACGTTGCGCCGCCGTCTTATGGATCGGCATGCGCAGCAACCGCTCCTCGAGGTCCTCCTGTTCGAACTCGGCGTGGACAGGGGCTTGAGACAGGCCGATATTTCGAGGGAGATCGGCGAGTGCTTGCGCCAAGATGGATGGCCCTTGATACAAGTCAACGGTGCTGAACCTCACGATTTTGACAAGGTCATCGCGCGAGTCTTGGAAGAGCATGAGACCGCCCCGGTCTAG
- a CDS encoding AMP-binding protein, with translation MSSAYLHSEAVNQDLQVDCRPATIRKWSDIPEYALDEGGPVLRHYQQIGADFADISLIDHLGNVARQYPDKLAVSDGANRLTYSELFRTVETLSHRIAAVVPEGQAVGILQANSAWYPVAMLGSIMAGRPCVPLNMRDPGSRIIEIVNAARLGAIIGAGEVRSVDLAQDIIWIDIAASVAPNSRPALPPPNSASVDAPAMVLYTSGSTGRPKGIVNSQRALLWRVRQYVDACHINADDVFLPLTGPATIAGCREIFAALLTGATLHLLEVEAVGLRAVRARLQAEGVTVAYLVPALLRALLSEGPADAFQSLRVARLGGEKVSWTDIALLRKAVSDQCLIQIGYSSTETTGSQWFLPPDWPEQDATVPVGRLLPGMAFAIVDETGRNVGTGESGELLIRSPYVLLGHWENGVVVPARPDPDDPGVRAFATGDLVRLDDDGLLRIVGRKGRQIKINGRRVEPAELERVLRCAPSVADAVAIVTPAEELIAFAVPQRFAGAAFAEELRQLVRTTLPAPLRPLRLHTIAAIPRLLGEGRPGNTHRNGSLGEKDGASRPAAQCPTAPRGRRTEYKANSAARVDAGSQHRRGRGKLG, from the coding sequence ATGTCTTCAGCGTATCTGCACTCTGAAGCGGTGAATCAAGATCTGCAGGTGGATTGTCGACCAGCGACGATCCGCAAATGGTCGGATATCCCCGAATATGCTCTCGACGAGGGCGGGCCTGTCTTGCGCCATTATCAACAGATAGGCGCCGATTTTGCGGACATTTCCCTCATCGATCACCTTGGAAATGTCGCAAGGCAATATCCCGACAAGCTCGCGGTCAGCGACGGCGCCAATCGCCTGACCTATTCTGAGCTTTTCCGGACTGTCGAGACGCTGTCTCACCGTATCGCTGCTGTCGTCCCCGAAGGACAGGCGGTCGGAATCCTTCAGGCCAACTCGGCCTGGTATCCTGTGGCGATGCTGGGGAGCATAATGGCCGGGCGGCCTTGCGTTCCGCTCAACATGAGAGATCCGGGCTCCCGGATCATCGAGATTGTGAATGCCGCGCGGCTCGGCGCTATCATAGGCGCTGGCGAGGTTCGCTCCGTCGATCTGGCACAGGACATCATATGGATCGATATAGCCGCCAGCGTCGCGCCGAACAGTCGACCCGCATTGCCACCACCCAATTCCGCTTCCGTCGATGCACCCGCAATGGTGCTTTACACCTCAGGCAGCACCGGACGTCCCAAGGGGATCGTCAACAGCCAACGCGCCCTGCTGTGGCGGGTCCGGCAATATGTCGACGCGTGCCATATCAACGCGGACGACGTTTTCCTGCCGCTGACCGGACCTGCCACGATTGCCGGTTGCCGGGAGATTTTCGCCGCGCTGCTGACGGGCGCCACATTGCATCTTCTCGAGGTGGAGGCGGTAGGCCTGCGCGCTGTGCGCGCGCGGTTGCAAGCCGAAGGCGTGACGGTTGCCTATCTTGTGCCGGCGCTGCTTCGGGCGCTCTTGAGCGAGGGCCCCGCTGACGCCTTCCAGTCACTTAGAGTGGCCCGGCTCGGTGGTGAGAAAGTGTCGTGGACGGACATCGCATTGCTGCGCAAAGCCGTTTCCGACCAGTGCCTGATCCAGATTGGTTACTCGTCAACCGAGACCACCGGTTCGCAATGGTTCTTGCCACCGGACTGGCCCGAACAAGACGCCACGGTCCCCGTTGGCAGACTGCTTCCGGGGATGGCATTCGCCATTGTCGACGAAACGGGGCGCAACGTTGGGACAGGCGAGAGCGGAGAGCTTCTGATCCGAAGCCCCTATGTTCTGCTTGGTCATTGGGAGAACGGTGTCGTCGTTCCCGCGCGGCCGGACCCGGACGATCCCGGTGTTCGAGCTTTTGCGACGGGCGACCTCGTTCGGCTGGATGATGATGGCCTGTTGCGGATCGTCGGCCGCAAAGGGCGCCAGATCAAGATCAATGGTCGGCGCGTCGAACCCGCCGAGCTCGAACGGGTCCTGCGTTGCGCACCTTCGGTGGCGGATGCCGTGGCAATCGTGACGCCAGCGGAGGAACTCATCGCATTCGCGGTTCCCCAGCGCTTCGCCGGGGCTGCTTTCGCGGAGGAGCTTCGCCAGCTCGTCAGAACGACGTTGCCGGCGCCACTGCGTCCCTTGCGGTTGCACACCATCGCCGCAATCCCGCGCCTGCTGGGGGAAGGTCGACCTGGCAACACTCACCGAAATGGATCGCTCGGAGAGAAAGACGGCGCCAGCCGACCAGCCGCCCAGTGCCCGACCGCTCCCCGCGGGAGGCGAACTGAATACAAGGCAAATAGTGCAGCACGCGTGGATGCAGGTTCTCAACACCGGCGTGGCCGCGGGAAACTGGGATGA
- a CDS encoding thioesterase domain-containing protein, producing the protein MQVLNTGVAAGNWDDAGGDSLQLLHCVMAIESAIGQELGLEAFTVGMSFNEMVEAVLSAQAGERREKKRHPPVLFLFPGSVGYGPSLAAFAAAMGKVARVSPIRYPGLAAILDGHDSLAAMAAAALEQINRAQPAGPVRLLGHSLGGAVAFEVAARLLAAGRPVRFLGILDTSLLDEPSNHWETLTRTFHRIRTNRISARRMACRALAKITVAIGREAYLTRILDRFAKGEFNPTSFRTKLELQEVLRARSFFRWLDGPKPALPIAGTLFRCRREGMPRTLGWDSVLAHLDVVPIKGNHIDLVIEPNLATNRPLIETAVVQTYSPAESRKREDLSST; encoded by the coding sequence ATGCAGGTTCTCAACACCGGCGTGGCCGCGGGAAACTGGGATGACGCGGGAGGAGATTCGCTGCAGCTGCTGCATTGCGTCATGGCGATCGAGAGCGCTATCGGGCAAGAGCTGGGCCTCGAGGCCTTCACCGTCGGAATGAGCTTCAACGAGATGGTTGAGGCGGTCTTATCGGCACAGGCAGGCGAACGGCGCGAGAAGAAGCGTCATCCCCCGGTTCTTTTCCTGTTTCCAGGGTCGGTCGGCTATGGTCCGAGCCTGGCCGCCTTCGCAGCCGCCATGGGCAAGGTCGCCCGGGTGAGCCCCATCCGGTATCCTGGCCTCGCAGCGATATTGGATGGACATGACAGTCTCGCCGCCATGGCTGCGGCCGCACTCGAGCAGATAAACCGCGCCCAACCTGCCGGCCCTGTGCGACTTCTTGGCCATTCGCTTGGCGGCGCGGTTGCGTTCGAGGTTGCGGCACGGCTTCTGGCCGCCGGTCGACCGGTAAGGTTTTTGGGTATCCTCGATACGAGCCTGCTGGACGAGCCGAGCAATCATTGGGAGACACTTACCCGCACATTCCATCGCATTCGCACGAATCGCATATCGGCCCGCCGAATGGCTTGCCGAGCCCTTGCGAAAATCACCGTTGCCATCGGCCGCGAGGCGTATCTCACCAGGATTCTCGACCGCTTTGCCAAGGGAGAGTTCAACCCGACAAGCTTCAGAACCAAACTGGAACTGCAGGAGGTCTTGCGGGCGCGGTCTTTCTTCCGGTGGCTGGACGGACCGAAACCGGCTCTGCCGATCGCCGGCACCTTGTTTCGCTGTCGTCGGGAGGGAATGCCTCGAACTTTGGGCTGGGATAGCGTTTTGGCCCATCTGGACGTGGTTCCGATCAAGGGCAACCACATCGACCTCGTCATAGAGCCTAATCTTGCCACCAACCGTCCGCTCATCGAGACGGCCGTCGTGCAGACCTACTCCCCGGCCGAGTCTCGCAAAAGGGAGGATCTGTCATCGACGTGA